One genomic segment of Paenibacillus durus includes these proteins:
- a CDS encoding peptidoglycan DD-metalloendopeptidase family protein, producing the protein MKSQSDKITLLVIRDAGNPVRKIQISKPMAVALPAAAVLSLSSLISSMHYHASRSIQELEAEAAALSSQNVRLEASIADKEKALQSVQSEALRLVEEAKGIKDQLKSADALQRELQGLVSKPKGASSAGKEAAAGESGGEAIPVPDRTKEVPVAVAQPNNGTFSLPMTQAKSASPSAITIRIGAFHAAIEHTPALRIGGEYIASYSSPGEVPAVRETKDELTEIRGMLEEMVRSLSGTVLEAQKADTARLQREEAQALLWPTSSRMISSSFGYRTDPFKGSSAFHAGIDIAAQAGDVVLAAQGGKIAAAEQSAARGNYIVIDHENGLQTLYMHLSSLDVSVGDNVAKGQTIGRVGSTGRSTAPHLHFQVVKQNKSVNPLSYIKQD; encoded by the coding sequence ATGAAAAGCCAATCGGACAAGATTACCCTGCTCGTCATCCGGGATGCCGGGAATCCGGTCAGAAAGATCCAAATTTCCAAACCAATGGCCGTGGCCCTGCCGGCTGCAGCCGTCCTATCCCTGTCGAGTCTAATCAGTTCCATGCATTATCATGCCTCTCGCTCCATACAGGAGCTTGAGGCGGAAGCCGCCGCGCTGTCCTCGCAGAATGTTCGGCTGGAAGCATCGATCGCCGATAAGGAGAAAGCGCTGCAGTCGGTGCAGAGCGAAGCCTTGAGGCTTGTGGAAGAAGCGAAAGGGATCAAGGATCAGTTAAAAAGCGCAGACGCTCTGCAGCGGGAATTGCAAGGATTGGTCAGCAAACCCAAGGGAGCATCTTCTGCCGGCAAAGAAGCGGCTGCGGGAGAATCAGGGGGAGAAGCGATACCGGTTCCCGATCGAACGAAAGAGGTCCCTGTCGCCGTCGCCCAGCCCAACAACGGAACCTTCTCCCTGCCCATGACACAGGCAAAATCCGCGTCCCCTTCAGCGATCACCATCCGCATCGGAGCTTTTCACGCCGCCATCGAGCATACGCCGGCTTTACGGATAGGAGGAGAATATATCGCCTCTTACAGCAGCCCAGGGGAGGTTCCGGCCGTCCGGGAGACAAAGGATGAGCTTACGGAAATTAGGGGCATGCTCGAAGAGATGGTCCGCAGCCTTTCAGGTACGGTGCTGGAAGCCCAAAAAGCGGACACCGCGCGGCTTCAGCGGGAGGAGGCGCAGGCTCTTCTGTGGCCCACCTCATCTCGAATGATTTCCTCAAGCTTCGGCTACCGTACCGATCCCTTCAAAGGAAGCTCCGCTTTTCACGCCGGAATCGATATCGCTGCTCAAGCAGGCGATGTGGTGTTAGCCGCTCAGGGCGGCAAAATCGCTGCCGCGGAACAGTCCGCTGCGCGTGGCAATTATATTGTGATCGACCACGAGAACGGGCTGCAGACCTTATATATGCATCTCAGCAGCCTGGATGTGTCGGTCGGCGACAATGTTGCCAAAGGCCAAACAATCGGACGGGTCGGCAGTACCGGACGGAGCACCGCCCCCCATCTGCACTTTCAAGTGGTCAAACAGAATAAGAGCGTCAACCCTTTATCTTATATCAAACAAGATTGA
- a CDS encoding ABC transporter permease codes for MRALSKFSSLVHNENIKIYSRARTWIMLLLLAIFSVLIPVLMYVSSSAESRPGMWNGFQITVSVIFYLNMIFTVVIASDAVAGEFSWGTIKLLLIRPWSRSKILLSKYISMVLFSVLTTVLLVVCAYAASLILLPSGSETMTQSGWSPEMFSAMFVLCRYVELFLTAALAFMVSSVFRASGLAIGLSLFIIFVKNLFIGFFNPDHYEWANYLPFSHMDLSGYLASNTGPGGATLGFSIAVLAAYYAVFLLLSWIVFNRRDVAG; via the coding sequence GTGAGGGCATTGAGTAAGTTTAGTTCGCTTGTACATAATGAGAATATAAAAATATACAGCCGGGCCCGCACCTGGATCATGCTGCTTCTGCTGGCGATTTTCAGTGTCCTGATACCTGTGCTCATGTATGTTAGCAGCTCGGCTGAGAGCCGGCCTGGAATGTGGAACGGCTTTCAGATTACGGTGAGCGTCATCTTTTATCTGAATATGATATTTACCGTAGTTATCGCGTCGGACGCCGTGGCGGGGGAATTCTCTTGGGGTACGATTAAGCTGCTGCTGATCCGGCCTTGGAGCCGCTCGAAAATTCTGCTGTCTAAGTACATTTCCATGGTGCTGTTCAGCGTGCTTACGACTGTACTGTTGGTAGTTTGCGCTTACGCCGCCTCGCTGATTCTGCTGCCTTCCGGCAGTGAAACCATGACTCAGAGCGGCTGGAGTCCGGAAATGTTCAGCGCGATGTTCGTCTTATGCCGGTATGTGGAGCTGTTCCTGACCGCTGCGCTTGCTTTCATGGTTTCGAGCGTATTCCGCGCTAGCGGGCTGGCGATCGGCCTGTCGCTGTTCATTATATTTGTCAAAAATCTTTTCATCGGCTTCTTCAATCCCGATCATTACGAATGGGCGAATTATTTGCCGTTTAGCCATATGGATCTTAGCGGCTATCTGGCCTCGAATACGGGGCCGGGAGGGGCGACGCTGGGGTTCTCCATTGCGGTGCTTGCCGCCTATTATGCCGTGTTTCTGCTGCTGTCCTGGATTGTGTTCAATCGCAGAGACGTTGCCGGTTGA
- a CDS encoding ABC transporter ATP-binding protein, producing MTVNAVATEPVARLLGVTKRIGSKTLVGDLTLDIPAGQVFGFLGPNGAGKTTTIRMMVGLISISRGDIVIGGRSIKTNFEEAVAQVGAIVENPEMYKFLTGYQNLKQYARMVSGVTKQRIQEVIELVGLGSRINDKVKSYSLGMRQRLGVAQALLHRPKLLILDEPTNGLDPQGIRELRDYLRRLCREEGTTVFVSSHLLSEMELMCDSVAIIQNGKLIDVRQLKSEEGAQAHGREFVFEVDNAQTAQGLIGGTVKDAGGIVVQTVREAIPDLNAKLVSGGVKVYGIKEVVVSLEDQFLEMTGGEGIE from the coding sequence ATGACAGTAAATGCGGTAGCAACGGAACCGGTTGCCAGGCTTCTTGGTGTAACCAAAAGAATCGGTTCAAAAACGCTGGTTGGCGATTTGACGCTCGACATTCCGGCAGGACAGGTCTTCGGCTTTCTCGGGCCGAACGGCGCAGGGAAGACGACCACCATTCGGATGATGGTTGGACTGATCTCGATTAGCCGGGGTGATATTGTAATCGGCGGCAGAAGCATCAAGACTAATTTTGAAGAAGCGGTTGCCCAGGTTGGGGCCATTGTAGAGAATCCGGAGATGTACAAGTTTCTAACCGGATACCAGAATTTGAAGCAGTATGCGCGAATGGTCAGCGGCGTGACCAAACAGCGTATTCAGGAAGTCATTGAGCTTGTCGGACTGGGCAGCCGTATCAACGACAAGGTGAAGAGCTATTCGCTCGGCATGCGCCAGCGGCTCGGAGTAGCCCAGGCGCTGCTTCATCGGCCGAAGCTGCTAATCCTCGATGAACCGACCAACGGGCTTGATCCTCAAGGTATACGGGAGCTCCGGGATTACCTGCGGCGGTTATGCCGGGAGGAAGGGACGACCGTGTTCGTCTCCAGCCATTTGCTGTCCGAAATGGAGCTTATGTGCGACAGCGTCGCAATCATTCAGAACGGGAAGCTGATCGATGTCCGCCAGTTGAAGAGCGAGGAGGGCGCTCAGGCGCATGGCAGGGAGTTTGTGTTCGAGGTAGATAATGCCCAGACCGCTCAAGGACTGATCGGCGGGACGGTGAAGGATGCGGGGGGAATTGTCGTGCAGACGGTTCGAGAGGCTATTCCGGACCTGAACGCGAAGCTTGTGAGCGGCGGCGTCAAAGTATACGGCATCAAAGAGGTCGTAGTCTCACTGGAGGATCAATTCCTGGAAATGACTGGAGGTGAGGGCATTGAGTAA
- a CDS encoding YhgE/Pip domain-containing protein produces the protein MKSLSVFKKDAGAALKKPMMLITILAVLFIPTLYSGVYLKAFWDPYGNLDKMPVAIVNEDKGADYEGTKLNAGQDLVEELKKSKDFNWVFVNREQAEAGLNKDEYYVAIIVPENFSANAATVLDDHPKPAQLIYEPKQGENFTASTIAGSAAKELKAKVSAKITEAYTNSVFDNITEISNGLGEASDGAAKIADGAGQLDDGAAKLKNNLVVLTEGAGKLLSGIQPLKQGAAAIKSGAAELHTGGSSLASGLNQLSAAHKQLAAGAAQSAAGAKQLSGGLQQSAQGAAQLKSGAGAVADGSSKLKNGAESVADGSAKLQAGLTASVDGSAQLADGLKASAEGSAKVSAGAKSVSDGLQQLAQANPQLAASADVQKLIAASKAVADGSAQLQQSQAQLVQGASDLHSGQAQLAQGAAQVHDGAQKLAAGAGQLNSGAKQLGGGAQQLAEGQQRLASGAASLATGGGKLAAGMQQFGAKLGSAAAGGSKLAAGSAKLEAGASSLAAGVAKLGGGIGSVAEGSQKLSDGAGDLKDGTADLKTGSSELAGKLNDAADKTGGVKAADETVSMFAEPVELNQETLSEVPNYGTGLAPYFLSLGLFVGALMCTIIISLRSTTVEEASRFNRFASRTLIFSAMSVLQSIVVASIMLYGLGLEVQSVPRFYAFTFIASLSFMWLIQALVTWLDQPGRFVAIVLLIFQLTTSAGTFPLELIPKWMQSLHPLLPMSYSVQGFRSVISTGDYGRMWSDAGTLAIYGAVFLVFTLLYFISRGRDEKTEINSEQVLSV, from the coding sequence GTGAAATCATTATCTGTCTTTAAGAAAGACGCGGGTGCGGCGCTCAAGAAACCGATGATGCTGATCACCATCCTGGCCGTGCTTTTCATTCCGACGCTTTACAGCGGGGTGTATTTGAAGGCGTTTTGGGACCCTTACGGCAATCTGGATAAGATGCCGGTCGCCATCGTTAATGAAGACAAGGGCGCCGATTACGAGGGGACTAAGCTGAACGCCGGCCAAGATCTGGTGGAGGAGCTTAAGAAGAGCAAGGATTTCAATTGGGTCTTCGTGAACCGCGAACAAGCGGAAGCGGGACTGAATAAAGACGAGTATTATGTGGCGATCATTGTGCCGGAGAATTTCTCAGCCAATGCGGCGACTGTACTGGATGATCATCCGAAGCCGGCACAGCTGATATACGAGCCCAAGCAGGGGGAGAATTTTACCGCCAGCACTATCGCGGGTTCGGCAGCCAAGGAGCTCAAGGCCAAAGTATCCGCAAAGATTACGGAAGCGTACACGAATTCTGTGTTTGATAACATAACCGAAATTTCAAACGGTCTTGGCGAAGCCAGCGACGGTGCGGCCAAAATTGCAGACGGCGCGGGCCAACTGGACGATGGCGCGGCCAAGCTGAAAAATAATTTGGTCGTTCTGACCGAAGGAGCGGGCAAGCTGCTGAGCGGTATTCAGCCGCTGAAGCAGGGAGCCGCCGCGATCAAGAGCGGCGCCGCCGAGCTGCATACGGGGGGCAGTTCCCTTGCCTCCGGGCTGAATCAGCTGTCCGCTGCCCATAAGCAGCTGGCGGCTGGCGCAGCGCAGTCGGCGGCCGGCGCCAAGCAGCTAAGCGGCGGGCTGCAGCAGTCAGCTCAAGGCGCAGCTCAGCTAAAGAGCGGAGCGGGAGCCGTCGCGGACGGCAGCTCGAAGCTAAAGAACGGAGCGGAGTCTGTCGCGGATGGCAGCGCGAAGCTGCAGGCCGGACTGACCGCCTCCGTGGACGGCAGCGCGCAGCTGGCTGACGGACTTAAAGCCTCCGCTGAAGGCAGCGCGAAGGTAAGCGCCGGCGCGAAGAGCGTATCGGATGGACTGCAGCAGCTGGCGCAGGCCAATCCGCAGCTGGCAGCGAGCGCCGATGTGCAGAAGCTGATTGCCGCGAGCAAGGCGGTGGCGGACGGCAGCGCGCAGCTTCAGCAGAGCCAGGCGCAGCTGGTTCAGGGCGCGAGCGATTTGCACAGCGGCCAGGCGCAGCTGGCGCAGGGCGCGGCGCAGGTGCATGACGGCGCGCAGAAGCTTGCGGCCGGCGCAGGCCAGCTGAACAGCGGCGCCAAGCAGCTTGGCGGCGGCGCCCAGCAGTTGGCCGAAGGCCAGCAGCGGCTAGCCTCCGGCGCGGCTTCGCTGGCAACCGGCGGCGGCAAGCTTGCGGCCGGGATGCAGCAGTTCGGAGCCAAGCTTGGCAGCGCCGCAGCGGGCGGCAGTAAGCTGGCGGCAGGAAGCGCCAAGCTGGAAGCGGGCGCCTCTTCGCTAGCAGCCGGCGTCGCCAAGCTGGGCGGCGGGATCGGCTCGGTTGCGGAAGGTTCTCAGAAATTGAGCGACGGCGCTGGAGATTTGAAGGACGGGACAGCCGATCTCAAGACCGGTTCGTCGGAGCTTGCGGGCAAGCTGAACGATGCGGCGGATAAGACGGGTGGCGTCAAGGCTGCCGACGAGACTGTCAGCATGTTCGCCGAACCGGTCGAACTAAACCAGGAAACGCTGAGCGAAGTGCCGAATTACGGCACCGGGCTTGCCCCTTATTTTCTGTCTCTGGGCCTGTTCGTCGGAGCGTTGATGTGTACAATCATTATCTCGCTGCGTTCCACTACGGTCGAGGAAGCTTCCCGGTTTAACCGGTTTGCGAGCCGTACCCTTATTTTCTCCGCAATGAGCGTTCTGCAATCTATTGTGGTAGCGTCGATTATGCTTTACGGACTGGGGCTTGAGGTTCAGAGTGTGCCTAGATTCTACGCCTTCACTTTTATCGCCAGCCTATCGTTCATGTGGCTGATTCAGGCCCTGGTGACCTGGCTGGATCAGCCGGGCAGATTCGTGGCGATTGTGCTGCTGATCTTTCAGCTGACGACAAGCGCAGGTACCTTCCCGCTGGAGCTCATTCCAAAATGGATGCAGTCGCTTCATCCGCTGCTTCCGATGAGCTACAGCGTGCAGGGCTTCAGATCGGTCATCTCCACCGGCGATTACGGCAGAATGTGGAGCGACGCAGGTACGCTGGCTATTTATGGCGCCGTGTTCCTCGTATTCACGCTGCTGTACTTCATTAGCCGTGGACGTGACGAAAAAACAGAGATAAATAGTGAACAAGTTTTGTCTGTATAA
- the gltB gene encoding glutamate synthase large subunit: MRHTELPPKQGLYDPQFEKDACGMGFVAHIKGKPSHEIVSNALTMLANMEHRGGQGSEPNSGDGAGIMLQIPHRFFSEEAKALGFELPEAGRYGVGMLFLSHNEDIRTAHERTLSEIIAEEGQTVLGYRDVPTYDEMLGKTAKAAKPYVRQVFIGRSADIQDDLAFERKLYVIRKRAELAIRYSGSEEGASFYLPSLSCRKIVYKGMLTTEQVGPFYLDLQNEALESAIALVHSRFSTNTFPSWERAHPYRFMIHNGEINTLRGNVNWMHARQSLFKSEVFGSDLEKIKPIINPDGSDTGMFDNTFEFLYLSGRSLPHVAMMMVPEPWSNHDSMDEKKKAFYEYHSTLMEPWDGPAAMGFTDGVQIGAILDRNGLRPSRYYVTKDDLIILSSEAGVLDIPPENVLYKDRLRPGRMLLVDTKEGRIISDEEVKAAIASEHPYREWLDEHLIGLSELPEAPELPNPKHDNVQQLQQAFGYTFEDLRKVLEPMASSGAEAVGSMGYDAPLAVLSDRPQRLYNYFKQMFAQVTNPPIDAIREELVTSTITTIGPERNLLNPEPESCRQIALETPILSNEDFAKIRHVRRAGFKSMTIPTLFPAELGAEGLRTALDRLNEAADRVIEKGHNILILSDRGVDRENAAIPALLAVSSLHHHLIRQGTRTKVTILLESGEPREVHHYALLLGYGVSAVNPYLAFESLDDMISQGLLRGVSHEKAVKNYIKAATKSVVKILSKMGISTIQSYRGAQIFEAVGLKSDFVDRYFTWTPSRIGGIGLEEVAMETLAHHNRAFSDKDGKDKVLDSGGEYQWRSDGEDHLFNPQTIHLLQHSVRSGDYNMYKEYSALVQGESKKHQTLRSLLEFKPVGEPIPLEEVEPVESIMKRFKTGAMSFGSISKEAHEALAIAMNRIGGKSNTGEGGEDPARFTPDANGDSRRSAIKQVASGRFGVTSNYLVNADEIQIKMAQGAKPGEGGQLPGRKVYPWVAEVRGSTAGVGLISPPPHHDIYSIEDLAELIYDLKNANPRASINVKLVSEVGVGTIAAGVAKGRADVILISGYDGGTGASPMNSIRHAGLPWELGLAETHQTLMLNNLRDRVVLESDGKMLSGRDLAVAALLGAEEFGFATAPLVAVGCIMMRVCQMDTCPVGVATQNPDLRKNFAGDPQHVVNFMTFVARDLREIMASLGFRTIEEMVGRTDCLDAVQASYHWKKKGVDLSGLLHTPQLPEGSTRFNSKKQNHGLEETLDVSKLLPLAAAAIENGTAVEASLPITNVNRAVGTILGSEVTRKYGAAGLPEDTIRLHFTGSAGQSLGAFMPKGITITVEGDTNDYIGKGLSGGKLIVKPSPKATFAAEENIIVGNTGFYGATSGEAYISGIAGERFAVRNSGAKVVVEGVGDHGCEYMTGGRVVVLGGTGRNFAAGMSGGIAYVFDPDNTFINRCNLEMVLLERVEEQEEIEELHSMIVRHTELTNSALGQRVLDSWQDNLPKFVRVIPKDYKRMMDQIRKVEESGLTGEAAMMAAFEANMRELARVGG, encoded by the coding sequence ATGAGACACACAGAACTGCCCCCTAAACAGGGCCTTTACGATCCCCAGTTCGAGAAAGATGCCTGCGGCATGGGCTTTGTTGCCCATATCAAAGGTAAGCCATCGCATGAGATTGTCAGCAACGCCTTAACCATGCTCGCCAATATGGAGCATCGCGGAGGCCAGGGAAGCGAGCCGAATTCCGGCGACGGCGCGGGCATTATGCTGCAAATTCCGCACCGGTTCTTCTCCGAAGAAGCGAAAGCGCTCGGCTTTGAACTGCCGGAAGCGGGCCGTTACGGTGTCGGCATGCTCTTTTTGTCTCATAATGAAGACATCCGCACCGCGCATGAGCGCACCCTGAGTGAAATTATTGCCGAAGAAGGGCAGACGGTGCTCGGATATCGCGATGTGCCAACCTACGACGAAATGCTGGGCAAGACGGCGAAAGCCGCCAAGCCTTATGTTCGTCAAGTATTTATCGGCCGTTCCGCCGATATTCAAGACGATCTTGCCTTTGAACGCAAACTGTACGTTATCCGCAAACGGGCGGAGCTCGCCATCCGCTACAGCGGATCGGAAGAAGGCGCTTCCTTCTACCTGCCGAGCTTGTCCTGCCGCAAAATTGTATATAAAGGAATGCTGACTACCGAGCAGGTCGGTCCGTTCTATCTCGATCTGCAGAACGAAGCACTGGAATCGGCGATTGCGCTTGTCCATTCCCGGTTCAGCACCAATACGTTCCCGAGCTGGGAGCGTGCCCATCCGTACCGCTTCATGATCCATAACGGTGAGATCAATACGCTGCGCGGCAACGTAAACTGGATGCATGCCCGCCAGTCGCTGTTCAAGAGCGAAGTGTTCGGCAGCGATCTGGAGAAGATCAAGCCGATTATCAACCCGGACGGGTCCGATACCGGGATGTTCGACAACACGTTTGAGTTCCTGTACCTGAGCGGCCGTTCCCTGCCTCATGTGGCTATGATGATGGTTCCCGAGCCGTGGAGCAATCATGACAGTATGGACGAGAAGAAGAAGGCGTTCTATGAATACCACAGCACACTGATGGAGCCGTGGGACGGGCCTGCCGCCATGGGCTTCACCGACGGTGTGCAGATCGGCGCGATTCTTGACCGTAACGGGCTGCGGCCTTCGCGTTATTATGTAACGAAAGACGATTTGATTATTTTGTCCTCTGAAGCGGGCGTACTGGATATCCCGCCGGAGAACGTTCTATACAAAGACCGCCTGAGACCGGGCCGCATGCTGCTGGTCGACACCAAGGAAGGCCGCATTATTTCCGACGAGGAAGTGAAGGCGGCAATCGCTTCCGAGCATCCTTACCGTGAATGGCTCGACGAGCATCTGATCGGCCTGAGCGAGCTTCCGGAAGCTCCCGAACTGCCTAATCCGAAGCATGACAACGTTCAGCAGCTTCAACAGGCATTCGGCTACACGTTCGAGGACCTGCGCAAGGTGCTGGAGCCGATGGCTTCCAGCGGCGCCGAAGCGGTAGGCTCCATGGGCTATGACGCTCCGCTTGCGGTGCTGTCCGACCGCCCGCAGCGGCTTTACAATTACTTTAAACAAATGTTCGCCCAGGTAACCAACCCGCCGATTGACGCCATTCGCGAAGAACTGGTAACTTCGACGATAACGACGATCGGGCCGGAGCGCAACCTGCTGAATCCGGAACCGGAAAGCTGTAGACAGATTGCGCTGGAAACGCCGATTCTGTCCAATGAAGACTTCGCCAAGATCCGTCACGTGCGGCGCGCAGGCTTCAAGTCGATGACCATTCCGACACTATTCCCGGCCGAGCTGGGAGCCGAAGGGCTGCGGACCGCGCTTGACCGTCTGAACGAAGCGGCTGACCGCGTGATCGAGAAGGGCCATAATATTCTTATTCTGTCCGACCGCGGAGTAGATCGTGAAAATGCAGCTATTCCGGCACTGCTTGCCGTATCGAGCCTGCATCACCATCTGATCCGCCAAGGTACCCGGACAAAGGTTACGATTCTGCTGGAATCCGGCGAACCGCGCGAAGTGCATCATTACGCGCTTCTGCTCGGCTACGGCGTCAGCGCCGTGAATCCGTACCTGGCATTCGAGAGCCTGGACGACATGATTTCCCAAGGCCTGCTGAGAGGCGTATCGCACGAGAAGGCCGTCAAGAACTATATCAAAGCGGCAACGAAGAGCGTCGTCAAGATCTTGTCCAAGATGGGCATCTCCACGATCCAGTCTTACCGCGGCGCCCAAATCTTTGAAGCAGTTGGCCTGAAGTCCGATTTCGTGGACCGCTACTTCACTTGGACTCCTTCCCGCATCGGCGGCATCGGCCTGGAGGAAGTAGCCATGGAGACACTTGCACATCATAATCGCGCCTTCTCCGACAAGGACGGCAAAGACAAGGTGCTGGATTCCGGCGGCGAATATCAATGGCGCAGCGACGGGGAGGATCATCTGTTCAACCCGCAGACGATTCATCTGCTCCAGCATTCCGTCCGCAGCGGTGATTACAATATGTACAAGGAATATTCGGCGCTTGTTCAGGGCGAGAGCAAGAAGCATCAGACGCTCCGTTCCCTGCTTGAGTTCAAGCCGGTAGGCGAACCTATTCCGCTGGAAGAAGTGGAACCGGTGGAATCGATCATGAAACGCTTCAAGACCGGAGCCATGTCCTTTGGTTCGATCAGTAAAGAAGCGCATGAGGCGCTGGCCATTGCGATGAACCGCATCGGCGGCAAGAGCAATACGGGCGAAGGCGGGGAGGATCCGGCGCGCTTTACTCCGGATGCCAACGGGGATTCCCGCCGCAGTGCGATCAAGCAGGTCGCATCCGGCCGGTTCGGTGTAACCTCGAATTATCTGGTGAACGCCGATGAGATTCAAATCAAGATGGCTCAAGGCGCAAAGCCGGGCGAAGGCGGACAGCTTCCGGGACGCAAGGTATATCCTTGGGTTGCCGAGGTTCGCGGTTCCACGGCAGGCGTAGGTCTGATCTCGCCGCCTCCTCACCATGACATTTATTCCATCGAGGATTTGGCGGAGCTGATTTATGACCTGAAGAATGCCAATCCGCGCGCGAGCATCAATGTGAAGCTCGTATCCGAGGTTGGTGTCGGAACGATTGCCGCAGGTGTGGCGAAGGGCCGCGCCGACGTTATTCTGATCAGCGGATACGACGGGGGCACCGGCGCATCGCCGATGAACTCCATCCGCCATGCCGGCCTTCCGTGGGAACTGGGTCTTGCCGAGACGCATCAGACGCTGATGCTGAACAATCTCCGCGACCGGGTCGTGCTGGAATCGGACGGCAAAATGCTGAGCGGCCGCGACTTGGCTGTAGCTGCACTGCTGGGCGCCGAAGAATTCGGTTTCGCTACAGCGCCGCTGGTGGCTGTGGGCTGTATCATGATGCGTGTCTGCCAAATGGACACTTGTCCGGTTGGCGTAGCAACACAGAATCCGGATCTTCGCAAGAACTTTGCCGGCGATCCGCAGCATGTCGTTAACTTTATGACTTTCGTTGCGCGGGATTTGCGCGAAATTATGGCGAGCCTGGGTTTCCGCACCATTGAAGAAATGGTCGGCCGCACCGACTGTCTGGACGCTGTTCAGGCTTCGTATCATTGGAAGAAGAAAGGCGTCGATCTCAGCGGATTGCTGCACACGCCGCAGCTGCCTGAAGGCAGCACGCGTTTCAACAGCAAGAAGCAGAATCACGGGCTGGAAGAGACGCTGGATGTATCCAAGCTGCTTCCGCTTGCTGCAGCGGCGATTGAAAATGGAACGGCTGTGGAAGCATCCCTGCCGATTACGAACGTTAACCGCGCCGTCGGTACGATTCTGGGCAGCGAAGTGACGCGCAAATACGGCGCCGCCGGACTGCCGGAGGATACGATCCGCCTGCACTTCACCGGTTCTGCCGGTCAAAGTCTTGGAGCTTTCATGCCGAAAGGTATTACGATTACGGTTGAAGGCGATACGAATGACTACATCGGCAAAGGACTCTCCGGAGGCAAGCTGATCGTTAAGCCGTCTCCGAAAGCGACGTTTGCCGCCGAGGAGAACATCATTGTCGGCAACACGGGATTCTATGGAGCGACCAGCGGCGAAGCCTACATCAGCGGCATTGCCGGCGAACGCTTCGCGGTCCGCAACTCCGGCGCCAAGGTTGTCGTTGAAGGCGTGGGCGACCACGGCTGCGAATACATGACTGGTGGACGCGTCGTCGTCCTGGGCGGAACCGGACGCAACTTCGCGGCGGGAATGTCGGGCGGCATCGCCTATGTATTCGATCCGGACAATACGTTCATCAACCGCTGCAACCTGGAAATGGTGCTGCTGGAGCGTGTTGAGGAACAGGAAGAAATCGAAGAGCTGCACAGCATGATCGTCCGTCATACGGAGCTGACGAACAGTGCGCTCGGACAGCGTGTGCTGGATAGCTGGCAGGATAATCTTCCGAAATTCGTCCGCGTTATTCCGAAGGATTACAAACGGATGATGGACCAAATCCGCAAGGTGGAGGAGAGCGGTCTGACCGGCGAAGCTGCTATGATGGCTGCGTTCGAAGCGAATATGCGCGAACTGGCGCGGGTAGGCGGTTAA